Proteins from a single region of Harmonia axyridis chromosome 4, icHarAxyr1.1, whole genome shotgun sequence:
- the LOC123678314 gene encoding probable signal peptidase complex subunit 2 produces MTNQDSKDKDDSVPKPTKINKWDGSAVKNSLDDAVKEVLTKKYNYVENFALMDGRLLICGIAVGVAMFALVWDYLYPFPESKPILIFSVTMYFFMMGVLTLYTTYKEKGIFAVCIQKNSKKDIIWEASSYLKKYDDIYHLKLSCRDSNGKLNETSSKKSVANFINEQGFVVPELVDAEVSKLHNSLLHDRKDK; encoded by the exons ATGACTAACCAGGATTCTAAAGATAAAGATGATAGCGTTCCCAAG CCGACGAAAATCAACAAATGGGATGGATCTGCTGTAAAAAATTCTCTAGATGATGCAGTTAAAGAG gtTCTAACTAAAAAATATaactatgttgaaaattttgctCTTATGGATGGAAGATTGTTAATTTGTGGTATAGCGGTAGGAGTTGCAATGTTTGCATTAGTTTGGGATTATTTGTATCCATTTCCTGAATCAAA gccTATCCTTATATTTTCTGTCACAATGTACTTCTTCATGATGGGTGTATTAACATTGTATACAACATATAAAGAAAAAGGTATATTTGCTGTATGTATACAAAAGAACTCTAAAAAGGACATAATCTGGGAAGCaagttcttatttgaaaaa GTATGATGATATTTATCATTTGAAATTGAGCTGTAGAGATTCAAATGGAAAACTGAATGAAACGTCATCCAAAAAAAGTGTAGCAAATTTTATTAATGAGCAGGGATTTGTGGTGCCTGAGTTGGTAGATGCAGAAGTTTCTAAACTACATAATTCGCTTTTACATGACCGtaaagataaataa
- the LOC123678309 gene encoding F-box/LRR-repeat protein 15-like, which translates to MNQTNYLPYSQSLNSSVSSLFGNEFEKTVGGFNRLPQHILLKIFSHLKEKDLHTVQQVCQRWKQGALNPSLWKNLKIQKLRTTDSVNMALQKIWMFGQLEKVYIKDVIEASALLRQVYRCLPNLKYLIIRYCNNLSAQTMRAVLRKCKQLEMLDLKGTTFRDNSIFEELPRLPNLRILNLSDNGNLTTKDMIDISLNCRNLEEFYVSFIKSDSTSKQLTDEDCNFIVSNMSKNLKGFYIDGATLTDQCFQRIFLCHQLEHLGFHRAYNLTGKTFSVIWQYLTHLKTLKLTFGNQIRDEDVEVVFLDGRTEMSNLEVIDFTGCWKIKDNAVKAIAESCPKLKKLILKNCKNITDVSPLKKCKELAILNIAFCLKLSIDSWLPIQTSVHTIFIDHGDNLKKLEEDLRQNSRNIDVRLCHSQFKKSFEYYRIHQ; encoded by the exons atgaaTCAGACAAACTACCTTCCGTACTCACAGTCTTTAAACTCTTCTGTCTCATCCTTATTTGGTAATGAATTCGAGAAAACTGTAGGAGGATTCAATAGATTACCACAGCATATCCTTTTAAAGatattttctcatttaaagGAGAAGGATTTGCATACAGTTCAGCAG GTTTGCCAAAGATGGAAACAAGGTGCCCTAAATCCTTCATTATGGAAAAATCTTAAAATTCAGAAACTCCGAACAACTGATAGCGTCAATATGGCTTTACAAAAAATCTGGATGTTCGGTCAGTTAGAAAAAGTTTATATTAAGGACGTCATAGAAGCATCAGCTCTTCTAAGACAAGTTTATCGGTGCTTACCGAATTTGAAATATCTTATCATAAGATATTGTAATAATCTAAGTGCGCAAACCATGAGAGCTGTTCTTAGGAAATGCAAGCAACTCGAAATGTTAGACTTGAAAGGCACAACTTTTAGAGATAACTCTATCTTTGAAGAATTACCTAGACTTCCTAATTTGAG aatCTTGAATTTGAGTGATAATGGAAACCTTACTACCAAAGATATGATCGATATTTCACTGAATTGTCGAAATTTGGAAGAATTTTATGTATCTTTCATAAAATCAGATTCAACAAGTAAACAATTGACAGATGAAGATTGCAATTTCATTGTATCAAATATGTCGAAAAACCTGAAAGGTTTCTACATTGATGGGGCCACATTAACTGACCAATGCTTTCAG AGAATATTTCTTTGCCATCAGTTAGAACATTTGGGGTTCCATCGAGCTTATAACTTGACTGGGAAAACTTTTTCTGTTATTTGGCAGTATTTGACTCACTTGAAAACATTAAAGTTGACCTTTGGTAATCAAATAAGAGATGAAGATGTGGAAGTTGTTTTTTTGGATGGAAGAACTGAAATGAGCAATTTGGAAGTGATTGATTTCACAGGGTGTTGGAAG ATAAAAGACAATGCTGTTAAGGCAATTGCTGAGAGTTGtcccaaattgaaaaaattgattttgaaaaactgCAAAAATATAACTGACGTATCGCCTTTAAAGAAATGTAAAGAATTGGCAATATTGAATATAGCATTTTGTTTGAAGCTATCTATTGATAGTTGGTTACCTATTCAAACATCGGTTCATACAATATTCATAGATCATGgagacaatttgaaaaaattggaagagGATTTGAGACAAAATAGTAGAAATATTGATGTACGACTGTGTCATTCGCAAttcaaaaaaagtttcgaatattATAGGATCCACCAGTGA
- the LOC123678310 gene encoding bifunctional peptidase and (3S)-lysyl hydroxylase JMJD7-like produces MSRLQDNQEKIISALSVLYEETADLLHVPSTISQVDREDTLQSDWYFEFYKDYVSKNKPLVIKNGCIDCPAYGKWSIEYFRSIISNKEVTVAITPNGYADGIAESSYNGETTKYFILPEEKAMKMGEFLDNIVNPQENYVCYIQKQNSNLNDFPELSDDIGEGYSWASKAFGTEPENINFWMGDQRAITSMHKDPYENLYCVIDGSKDFILISPTDLPYVPYEEFDVAKYENVNPCSYKITRELENNVQASIKWIAVDPLDEKSIDKYPQFEKARIYKVHLEKGDMLYLPSLWFHHVRQSHGCIAVNFWYDMEFDIKYCYYKMLEKLSD; encoded by the exons ATGAGCCGATTACAAGATAATCAAGAGAAAATTATTAGTGCTCTGTCTGTTTTATATGAAGAAACTGCAG ATCTGCTACATGTTCCTAGTACGATATCACAGGTTGACAGAGAAGATACTTTACAATCAGATTGGTATTTTGAGTTTTATAAAGATTATGTATCAAAAAATAAACCATTGGTCATAAAGAATGGTTGTATAGACTGTCCTGCATACGGAAAATGGAGTATCGAGTATTTTAG aagCATTATATCTAATAAAGAGGTGACCGTAGCAATAACACCAAATGGTTATGCTGATGGAATTGCTGAATCATCATACAATGGAGAAACGACCAAATACTTTATACTTCCTGAAGAAAAAGCTATGAAAATGGGTGAATTTTTAGATAATATAGTTAACCCACA AGAAAATTATGTTTGTTACATTCAAAAGCAAAATTCCAATCTGAATGATTTTCCTGAACTTTCTGATGACATTGGAGAAGGATACAGCTGGGCATCAAAAGCTTTTGGTACGGAACCAGAGAATATAAATTTTTGGATGGGAGATCAAAGAGCTATAACAAGTA TGCACAAAGATCCATATGAGAATTTATATTGTGTGATTGATGGGTCCAAAGACTTCATTCTGATCTCACCAACAGATTTACCATATGTTCCTTATGAAGAATTTGATGTTGCTAAATATGAAAACGTCAATCCGTGTAGCTATAAAATAACCAGAGAACTTGAAAATAATGTTCAAGCATCTATCAAATGGATAGCAGTTGATCCATTAGATGAAAAAAGTATAGACAAATATCCACAATTTGAAAAAGCGAGGATATATAAGGTCCATCTGGAGAAAGGAGATATGCTTTATCTTCCAAGTTTATGGTTTCATCATGTTAGGCAAAGCCATGGTTGTATAGCTGTTAATTTTTGGTATGACATGgaatttgatataaaatattgttactataaaatgttggaaaaactgTCTGATTAA
- the LOC123678315 gene encoding probable phospholipid hydroperoxide glutathione peroxidase encodes MSELNSNWKEAKSVYDFTVNDIKGQTVSLEKYKGHVLIIVNVASKCGYAGNHYTELNELFEEYGETKGLKILAFPCNQFGGQEPGDGEQICQFTKKSNVKFDLFEKVDVNGNDAHPLFKYLKQKQGGFLLDAIKWNFTKFIIDKNGQPVDRQGPNVSPKSLVKTLEKYW; translated from the coding sequence ATGTCggaattgaattcaaattggAAAGAAGCAAAATCAGTTTATGACTTTACGGTGAATGATATCAAGGGCCAAACCGTTTCCTTGGAAAAATATAAGGGACACGTATTGATCATTGTGAATGTGGCTTCAAAATGTGGATATGCTGGTAATCATTACACTGAGTTGAACgaactatttgaagaatatggTGAAACCAAAGGATTGAAGATACTTGCTTTCCCTTGTAATCAATTTGGAGGACAAGAACCTGGTGATGGTGAACAGATTTGTCAGTTTACCAAGAAGTCCAATGTTAAATTTGATCTCTTTGAAAAAGTAGATGTGAATGGGAACGATGCTCATCCTCTCTTCAAATATTTGAAGCAAAAACAAGGAGGATTTTTGTTGGACGCTATCAAATGGAATTTCACTAAATTCATTATTGACAAGAATGGTCAACCAGTAGATAGACAGGGGCCAAATGTTAGCCCTAAATCTCTAGTAAAAActcttgaaaaatattggtaa
- the LOC123678311 gene encoding probable phospholipid hydroperoxide glutathione peroxidase, producing the protein MAESTLNWKEAKSIYEFTVNDINGQPVSLEKYKGHVLIIVNVASKCGYTNNHYTELNELYDEYAETKGLKILAFPCNQFGGQEPGDANEICEFTKKRNVKFDLFEKVNVNGNDAHPLFKYLKQKQGGFLLDAIKWNFTKFIIDKNGQPVDRQGPNVSPKSLIKTLEKYW; encoded by the coding sequence ATGGCGGAATCAACTTTAAATTGGAAAGAAGCAAAATCAATTTATGAATTCACTGTGAATGATATCAATGGTCAACCAGTTTCCTTAGAAAAATATAAGGGACATGTACTAATCATAGTCAATGTTGCATCAAAATGTGGATATACAAATAATCATTATACTGAATTGAACGAACTTTATGACGAATATGCAGAAACCAAAGGATTGAAGATCCTTGCTTTTCCTTGCAATCAATTTGGAGGACAAGAACCCGGTGATGCTAACGAGATTTGTGAGTTTACTAAAAAGAGAAATGTTAAATTTGATCTCTTTGAAAAAGTAAATGTGAATGGAAATGATGCTCACCCTCTcttcaaatatttaaaacaaaaaCAGGGTGGGTTTTTATTGGATGCTATCAAATGGAATTTCACTAAATTCATCATTGACAAAAATGGTCAACCAGTTGATAGACAAGGGCCCAATGTGAGCCCCAAATCTCTAATAAAAActcttgaaaaatattggtaa
- the LOC123678313 gene encoding 5-demethoxyubiquinone hydroxylase, mitochondrial, producing MRTIRPLLKRLHNVNTFSPMYSTTTKAKIDEIIRVDHAGELGADQIYAGQMAILGGTSKGPLIQHMWDQEKKHRQKFEELIPKHRARPTIMLPIWNVAGFILGASTALMGEKAAMACTVAVETVIVEHYNDQIRSLLDDPEKNKELLETIKQFRDEEQEHHDTGIEAGAEQAPFYSTLTDIIKIGCRGAIAISKVI from the coding sequence ATGAGAACAATCAGACCTTTGTTGAAAAGATTGCACAATGTTAATACATTTTCACCAATGTACTCTACCACTACAAAAGCAAAAATTGACGAAATTATAAGAGTCGATCATGCTGGAGAATTGGGAGCAGATCAAATATATGCTGGTCAAATGGCAATATTAGGTGGCACATCAAAGGGACCCCTTATACAACATATGTGGGATCAGGAAAAAAAGCATCgacagaaattcgaagaacttATTCCAAAACATAGAGCTCGACCTACAATTATGTTGCCAATTTGGAATGTAGCTGGCTTTATTCTAGGTGCTAGTACAGCTCTTATGGGTGAAAAGGCTGCTATGGCATGCACTGTTGCAGTTGAAACAGTGATAGTAGAACATTACAACGACCAAATTAGGTCATTACTAGATgatccagaaaaaaataaagaacttCTGGAAACCATAAAACAATTCAGAGATGAAGAACAAGAACATCATGACACTGGTATCGAAGCAGGAGCTGAACAAGCTCCATTTTATTCCACATTAACAGATATTATAAAAATTGGATGCAGAGGGGCAATAGCCATTTCCAAAGTCATTTGA